A portion of the Macaca mulatta isolate MMU2019108-1 chromosome 4, T2T-MMU8v2.0, whole genome shotgun sequence genome contains these proteins:
- the ZNF165 gene encoding zinc finger protein 165 has translation MATESKKAAAQNSPEDEGLLIVKIEEEEFIHRQDACLQRSELLKQELYRQLFRQFCYQDSPGPREALSQLRELCCQWLKPEIHTKEQILELLVLEQFLTILPGDLQAWVHEHYPESGEEAVTIVEDLERGTNKAVLQVQAHEHGQEIFRKKVSPPGPALSVQLQPVETKAYFDSSEPQLLWDCDNESENSRSMPKLEIFEKIESQRITSGRISGYISEASGESQDICKSAGRVKKQWEKESGESQRLSSAQDEGFGKILTHKNIVRGEIISHDGCERRLNLNSNEFTHQKSCKHGTCDQSFKWNSDFINPQRIYAGEKIHQYGKSFKSPKLAKHAAVFSADKTHQCNECGKAFRHSSKLARHQRIHTGERRYECNECGKSFAESSDLTRHRRIHTGERPFGCKECGRAFNLNSHLIRHQRIHTREKPYECSECGKTFRVSSHLIRHFRIHTGEKPYECSECGRAFSQSSNLSQHQRIHMRENLLM, from the exons ATGGCTACAGAATCAAAGAAAGCTGCAGCCCAGAACTCTCCAGAGGATGAAGGACTTTTGATAGTGAAGATAGAAGAGGAAGAATTTATCCACAGGCAGGACGCTTGCTTACAGAGAAGTGAACTCCTTAAGCAGGAGCTCTACAGGCAGCTTTTTAGGCAGTTCTGCTACCAGGATTCTCCTGGACCTCGCGAGGCACTGAGCCAGCTCCGGGAGCTCTGCTGTCAGTGGTTGAAGCCGGAGATCCATACCAAGGAACAGATTCTGGAACTGCTGGTGCTGGAGCAGTTCCTGACCATCCTGCCAGGAGATTTGCAGGCCTGGGTGCATGAACATTACCCAGAGAGTGGAGAGGAGGCAGTGACCATAGTGGAAGATTTGGAGAGAGGCACTAATAAAGCAGTACTCCAG gtTCAAGCCCATGAACATGGACaagaaatattcaggaaaaaagtgTCACCACCTGGACCAGCACTTAGTGTCCAGTTACAGCCAGTGGAAACCAAGGCCTATTTTGATTCATCAGAACCCCAGCTCCTATGGGACTGTG ataatgaGAGTGAAAACAGTAGATCCATGCCAAAGctggaaatttttgaaaaaattgaatCACAGAGAATTACATCTGGAAGAATCTCAGGATACATATCAGAAGCATCTGGTGAATCTCAAGACATCTGTAAGTCTGCAGGCAGGGTAAAgaagcaatgggaaaaagaatCAGGGGAGTCTCAGAGACTGTCATCTGCCCAGGATGAAGGTTTTGGTAAAATCCTCACCCACAAAAATATAGTCAGAGGTGAAATAATAAGCCATGATGGATGTGAGAGGAGATTAAATCTGAACtcaaatgaattcacacaccagAAATCTTGTAAACATGGTACCTGTGACCAGAGCTTCAAATGGAACTCAGATTTTATTAACCCTCAAAGAATTTATGCTGGAGAAAAAATTCACCAATATGGAAAATCTTTCAAGAGCCCAAAACTTGCTAAACATGCAGCAGTTTTCAGTGCAGATAAAACTCATcagtgtaatgaatgtgggaaagctttcagGCACAGCTCAAAACTTGCTAGGCATCAGAGAATCCACACTGGAGAGAGACGctatgaatgtaatgaatgtgggaaaagCTTTGCAGAGAGCTCAGATCTTACTAGACATCGGCGAATTCACACTGGGGAAAGACCCTTTGGGTGCAAAGAATGTGGGAGAGCATTCAACCTGAACTCACATCTTATCCggcatcagagaattcacaccagagagaaaccctatgagtgTAGTGAATGTGGGAAAACCTTCCGAGTGAGCTCACATCTTATTCGACACTttagaattcacactggagaaaaaccctatgaatgcaGTGAGTGTGGAAGAGCCTTCAGTCAGAGCTCAAACCTTAGTCAACACCAGAGAATTCACATGAGGGAAAACCTATTAATGTAA